One window of Candidatus Regiella endosymbiont of Tuberolachnus salignus genomic DNA carries:
- a CDS encoding primase-helicase zinc-binding domain-containing protein, whose amino-acid sequence MTAKPADRLNDNFIDEVRTQANGHWEAILQQLAIPTHRQEGQCPNCGGKTRYRFDDKEGRGTYFCSHCGAGSGLDLVMKVNQCNARQAAKLVADVLAMPLPEKRVKPAPAKEAPSTDNPIAAQVAALMAKTVLGESHYLMNKGLHCPNLPILPNGVLLLALQTIDGKITGAQRIYPNGDKPYLTGTRKKGAFIPVGELPEQAETVLITEGYATAVTVSLLASDIAIAALDAGNLIEVAKICRERWSEAKIIIAADNDCHQANKCDEKGQLKQNIGTIAAEKAAIAVSGWVALPPTQHKADWDDYRQQYGIEAAIQAFNGALYQPADAINHDKPTRPTLSQMGASQRGEVLLARYNSDLALEPLSDSVHHYDGIAWRAISDRDLMREMVAIFIGSDVPYTSIGIRSAVDALKLQLPLMKSPARHLIGFCNGVFDLQKKQFRPHNKEDGLLIVNEIDFTSPEPGETLVDNTPHFWQWIRRATANHDRKTDRVLAALFMVLANRYDWQLFLEVTGAGGSGKSLLAEICTLLAGKNNRVSASMTALENPRERALIIGYSLIIMPDQIRYVGEGSGIKAITGGDEVSVDPKNKQPYSTRIPAVIVAVNNNAMSFSDRSGGVSRRRVIFNFSEIIPENERDTLLRDKIARELPVIIRHLLTRFVESAEAKCLLLEQQKSAEALNVKRSTDSLVDFCGYLLASAEADGMLVGNAEIIPFNPRKYLYHAYLAYMRGNNLAKPVSVTRFGSDMPGSLAEFGLQYLRKKSRQGIRSNLNLNVNSADEWLPRATGTADLNH is encoded by the coding sequence ATGACAGCGAAGCCTGCCGACAGGCTAAACGATAATTTTATTGATGAGGTACGAACACAGGCTAATGGTCATTGGGAGGCAATTTTGCAACAACTGGCGATCCCAACCCATCGGCAGGAAGGTCAGTGCCCAAACTGTGGAGGAAAAACCCGTTATCGTTTTGACGACAAGGAAGGCAGAGGCACCTATTTCTGCTCTCATTGTGGTGCTGGTAGCGGGTTGGATTTGGTGATGAAAGTTAACCAATGTAACGCCCGTCAAGCGGCCAAGCTGGTAGCTGATGTGCTGGCGATGCCCTTGCCAGAAAAAAGGGTGAAACCCGCCCCCGCCAAAGAGGCGCCTTCAACGGACAACCCCATTGCTGCGCAGGTAGCGGCATTGATGGCAAAAACGGTATTGGGTGAATCTCATTATCTGATGAATAAGGGGCTTCACTGCCCCAATCTGCCTATCCTGCCGAACGGTGTCTTACTGCTTGCGCTGCAAACAATAGACGGCAAGATCACGGGTGCACAGCGTATTTACCCGAATGGCGATAAACCTTATCTGACGGGCACCCGCAAGAAAGGGGCATTTATTCCCGTAGGCGAACTGCCGGAACAGGCTGAAACAGTGCTGATCACCGAAGGTTATGCGACTGCGGTTACGGTGTCATTATTGGCTTCAGACATCGCCATTGCGGCATTGGATGCGGGAAATTTAATCGAAGTAGCAAAAATATGCCGTGAACGCTGGTCAGAAGCAAAAATTATCATTGCCGCTGATAACGACTGTCATCAAGCCAACAAATGCGATGAAAAAGGCCAACTTAAGCAGAATATTGGTACTATCGCCGCCGAAAAAGCCGCTATTGCGGTTTCTGGGTGGGTGGCTTTACCGCCTACCCAGCATAAAGCCGACTGGGACGATTACCGGCAGCAATACGGCATAGAAGCCGCTATACAGGCTTTCAACGGAGCACTGTATCAACCTGCTGATGCGATAAATCACGATAAACCTACCCGTCCGACCCTGAGCCAGATGGGTGCCAGTCAACGCGGCGAGGTCTTGTTAGCACGCTATAACAGTGATTTGGCGTTGGAGCCTTTGTCTGATTCTGTACACCACTACGACGGTATCGCCTGGCGTGCCATCAGTGATCGCGATTTAATGCGGGAAATGGTGGCTATCTTTATCGGATCAGATGTGCCTTATACGTCAATCGGCATCCGTTCTGCCGTTGATGCACTAAAACTTCAACTGCCGTTAATGAAAAGCCCGGCTCGTCACTTAATCGGCTTCTGTAATGGCGTCTTTGATCTGCAAAAAAAGCAGTTCAGACCACATAATAAGGAAGATGGGTTATTGATCGTCAATGAAATCGACTTCACTTCGCCGGAACCGGGTGAAACACTGGTCGATAACACGCCTCATTTTTGGCAGTGGATACGCAGAGCAACAGCAAACCATGATCGCAAAACAGACAGAGTACTCGCAGCGCTGTTTATGGTGCTGGCTAACCGCTATGACTGGCAATTATTTCTTGAGGTCACAGGCGCAGGCGGCAGCGGTAAAAGCCTTCTGGCGGAAATTTGTACCCTGCTGGCAGGAAAAAATAACAGGGTATCAGCCAGTATGACAGCACTGGAGAACCCACGCGAACGTGCGTTAATCATCGGCTACTCACTGATCATCATGCCCGACCAGATCCGCTATGTAGGAGAAGGCTCAGGGATCAAGGCGATTACCGGTGGCGATGAAGTTTCTGTCGATCCCAAAAATAAACAGCCTTATTCGACACGTATCCCTGCGGTGATAGTGGCGGTGAATAACAACGCCATGAGTTTCAGTGATCGGAGTGGCGGTGTGTCTCGTCGGCGCGTCATTTTTAACTTCTCAGAAATCATCCCTGAAAATGAACGTGATACCTTATTGCGCGATAAAATCGCCCGAGAATTACCGGTGATTATTCGCCACCTGCTGACCCGTTTTGTTGAGTCTGCCGAAGCCAAATGCTTATTGCTGGAGCAGCAAAAATCAGCCGAAGCGCTTAATGTCAAACGGAGTACTGATTCGCTGGTAGATTTTTGCGGCTATCTGTTAGCCTCGGCTGAGGCGGATGGGATGTTGGTAGGCAATGCGGAGATTATCCCGTTTAACCCGCGTAAATATCTGTATCACGC
- a CDS encoding host cell division inhibitor Icd-like protein, whose translation MATSKCTYIFAAINRSQKKIKPIMLYATAIDEKSARQRYVADYILLFAGRLPVTGGCHVQTH comes from the coding sequence ATGGCTACGTCAAAGTGTACCTATATCTTTGCGGCGATCAACCGCAGTCAGAAAAAAATTAAGCCTATCATGCTGTACGCTACGGCAATTGATGAAAAATCAGCCCGTCAGCGCTACGTTGCCGATTATATTCTTTTGTTTGCCGGTCGCCTTCCTGTTACAGGAGGATGCCATGTCCAAACGCATTGA
- a CDS encoding YlcI/YnfO family protein, with translation MATGSVNAKSQKIHARVSHEIIANVELAKNEGESTSQFVVTALQGEIKRRQKEKSKPDESKG, from the coding sequence ATGGCAACAGGTAGCGTTAATGCTAAGTCACAAAAGATACATGCAAGAGTTTCACATGAAATTATCGCTAATGTTGAATTAGCTAAAAATGAAGGAGAAAGCACCTCACAATTTGTAGTAACTGCGCTACAAGGCGAGATCAAACGCCGCCAGAAAGAGAAAAGTAAACCAGATGAATCAAAAGGTTGA
- a CDS encoding AlpA family transcriptional regulator yields MPQLFIRLPEVQRRTGYSKAWIYRLISQHRFPVPVKIGTRAIVFIESEVDEWINQRIIESRGEVA; encoded by the coding sequence ATGCCGCAATTATTTATCCGTTTACCCGAAGTCCAGCGCCGTACTGGTTACAGTAAGGCATGGATTTACCGTCTTATCAGTCAACATCGTTTTCCTGTGCCGGTAAAGATTGGCACGCGCGCTATCGTTTTTATCGAAAGTGAAGTGGATGAATGGATTAATCAACGCATTATAGAATCACGTGGGGAGGTGGCGTGA
- a CDS encoding tyrosine-type recombinase/integrase — translation MFLLIHPNGSKYWRLRYRFGGKEKMLALGVYPEITLSDARHKREQARKLVAAGIDPSEHKKAVKVEQQSAANSFETVARAWHESNKKWSASHSARVLKTLVDHLFPSLGHRNIADLKTRDLLTPIKVVEHSGRLEVAARLQQRTTAIMRYAVQSGMIDYNPAQDMAGAIATGKCVHRPALDFARIPELFERIENYKGRLLTQLAVKLTLLIFIRSSELRFARYNEVDFERALWTIPAEREALKGVKYSSRGAKMRTPHLVPLSRQAIAVLEQIKAISGEHELIFIGDHYVHKPMSENTVNKALRIMGYDTKTEVCGHGFRAMACGALIESALWSRDAVERQMSHQERNNVRAAYIHKAEHLEERRLMVQWWADYLDANRDCAITPYEFARTKNVMQSRFSQSA, via the coding sequence ATGTTTCTTTTGATTCATCCTAATGGCTCAAAATATTGGCGCTTACGTTATCGTTTTGGCGGTAAAGAGAAGATGCTGGCTTTGGGCGTTTACCCTGAAATCACACTTTCTGATGCCAGACATAAACGCGAGCAGGCCAGAAAGTTGGTCGCGGCAGGCATAGATCCCAGTGAACACAAAAAGGCAGTCAAAGTCGAGCAACAAAGTGCAGCGAATAGTTTTGAAACCGTAGCCAGAGCCTGGCATGAAAGTAACAAAAAATGGTCGGCTTCTCATAGCGCCAGAGTCTTAAAAACCTTGGTAGATCATTTATTCCCTTCACTAGGCCATCGTAATATTGCTGATCTCAAAACACGCGATTTATTAACACCGATAAAAGTAGTCGAACATTCAGGCCGATTAGAGGTTGCGGCACGCCTGCAACAACGCACTACCGCCATCATGCGTTACGCTGTTCAGAGTGGCATGATTGATTACAATCCGGCTCAGGATATGGCCGGTGCCATTGCTACCGGTAAATGTGTCCATCGCCCCGCGTTAGATTTTGCACGTATTCCTGAATTATTCGAACGAATAGAAAACTATAAAGGGCGTTTACTTACCCAGTTAGCGGTAAAATTGACATTACTGATTTTTATTCGTTCCAGCGAACTTAGGTTTGCTCGGTACAACGAAGTGGATTTCGAACGTGCACTGTGGACAATACCGGCAGAGAGGGAAGCACTTAAAGGCGTCAAATATTCATCTCGTGGTGCGAAAATGCGCACCCCTCACCTCGTCCCATTAAGTCGACAAGCCATTGCGGTTTTAGAGCAAATAAAAGCGATCAGTGGTGAACATGAACTCATCTTTATTGGTGATCATTATGTACATAAACCTATGAGTGAAAATACGGTCAATAAAGCCCTTAGGATAATGGGTTATGACACAAAAACAGAAGTCTGTGGCCACGGTTTTCGCGCGATGGCGTGCGGGGCGCTCATTGAATCGGCACTGTGGTCAAGGGATGCGGTCGAACGCCAGATGAGCCATCAAGAAAGAAATAATGTCAGAGCTGCCTATATTCATAAAGCGGAGCACCTAGAAGAAAGACGTTTAATGGTGCAATGGTGGGCAGATTATTTGGATGCGAATAGAGACTGCGCCATTACCCCCTATGAATTTGCACGGACTAAAAATGTGATGCAAAGTCGATTTAGCCAATCAGCTTAG
- the istB gene encoding IS21-like element helper ATPase IstB: MMEMENLLIRLKMDYLGDALESLCEEATKKALNYREFLQQALAQEWNGRHQKGLESRLKQARLPWIKTLEQFDFTFQPSIDRKIIRELAGLRFVEHHENVILLGPPGVGKTHLAIALAVKAATAGHRVLFMPLDRLCCTLMKAKQENRLERQLQQLCYARVLILDEIGYLPMNREEASLFFRLLSRRYEKASIILTSNKSFTDWGDVFGDHILATAILDRLLHHSTTLNIKGESYRLKNKRKAGMLPIKTTDIIQAPGIETQQEN, from the coding sequence CTGATGGAAATGGAAAACTTGTTGATACGGTTAAAAATGGATTACCTGGGCGATGCGTTGGAGAGTTTATGTGAAGAAGCCACCAAGAAAGCACTGAACTACCGTGAATTTCTCCAGCAGGCATTAGCCCAGGAATGGAACGGGCGTCACCAAAAAGGCTTGGAATCGCGGTTAAAACAAGCACGTTTGCCGTGGATAAAAACCTTGGAGCAATTTGACTTTACTTTCCAACCAAGTATAGACAGGAAAATTATCCGCGAGCTGGCGGGGCTGAGGTTTGTCGAACATCATGAAAACGTCATTTTGTTAGGCCCACCTGGGGTAGGGAAAACGCATTTGGCGATAGCGCTGGCTGTCAAGGCAGCTACAGCTGGGCATCGGGTATTGTTTATGCCTCTGGATAGACTCTGCTGTACCTTAATGAAGGCAAAGCAAGAAAACCGTCTGGAACGCCAACTTCAGCAACTGTGCTATGCCAGGGTATTAATACTGGATGAAATCGGGTATTTACCGATGAATCGCGAAGAAGCTAGCCTATTTTTCAGGTTATTGAGCCGTCGTTATGAAAAGGCGAGCATCATTCTCACATCAAATAAAAGTTTTACTGATTGGGGGGACGTATTCGGTGATCACATTTTAGCAACTGCGATTTTAGACAGGCTTTTACATCATTCAACCACATTGAATATTAAAGGAGAAAGCTATCGACTCAAAAATAAACGCAAAGCAGGCATGTTGCCTATAAAAACGACTGATATTATCCAGGCGCCTGGAATAGAAACCCAACAGGAAAATTAG
- the istA gene encoding IS21 family transposase, which yields MLRREDHYMIKQRHQQGAFIVDIAHQIGCSEKTVRRHISYPAPPTAKRGKKQVAKLEPFKDYIDSRLSEQVWNAAVIFEEIREKGYRGGSAMLRRYIHPKRPLRASKNTVRFETLPGYQLQHDWGEIIVEVAGSACTVNFAVNTLGFSRRFHVFAAPKQDAEHTYESLVRSFNYFGGSVKNVLVDNQKAAVIKHGQNGHIEFNAGFLQLANHYGFSPRACKPYRPQTKGKTERMVGYVKHNFFTRYRQFESFAHVNQLLAMWLAKVADQRHLRQFKQTPENRFAEEKIALMPLPATDFDTSYFDLRQVAWDSYIDVRGNRYSVPSFWCGRAVNIRIGLDNTLRIYGDEQLLATHLLQEVTQGWQKVPEHHQALWQQVNRVASRSLSVYEELL from the coding sequence ATGCTAAGAAGAGAGGACCACTACATGATAAAACAACGCCATCAACAGGGGGCATTTATTGTTGATATTGCCCATCAGATAGGGTGTTCAGAAAAAACGGTGAGACGGCACATTAGCTATCCTGCGCCGCCAACAGCAAAACGCGGTAAAAAACAGGTTGCTAAACTCGAGCCCTTTAAAGACTACATCGATTCAAGGTTGAGTGAACAGGTTTGGAATGCGGCGGTTATTTTTGAGGAAATCCGTGAAAAAGGCTACCGGGGTGGGAGTGCGATGCTCCGACGTTATATACATCCCAAACGTCCGCTCAGGGCCTCGAAAAACACGGTACGCTTTGAAACCCTCCCCGGTTATCAACTTCAACACGATTGGGGAGAAATCATCGTTGAGGTGGCAGGCTCTGCCTGTACGGTTAATTTTGCCGTTAATACGCTCGGTTTTTCGCGTCGCTTTCATGTCTTTGCTGCCCCTAAGCAAGATGCTGAGCACACGTATGAATCGCTGGTTCGCAGCTTCAATTACTTCGGTGGCAGCGTAAAAAATGTCTTGGTAGATAACCAAAAAGCCGCTGTTATCAAACATGGACAAAATGGCCACATCGAGTTCAATGCGGGCTTCCTGCAACTGGCTAATCACTATGGGTTTAGCCCTCGCGCCTGTAAGCCTTATCGACCGCAAACGAAAGGCAAAACCGAACGGATGGTGGGCTATGTTAAACACAATTTTTTCACTCGCTACCGTCAGTTTGAGAGTTTCGCTCATGTTAATCAACTGCTAGCGATGTGGCTGGCGAAAGTGGCAGACCAGCGTCATCTTCGTCAATTCAAGCAGACACCGGAAAATCGTTTTGCTGAGGAAAAAATAGCCTTGATGCCACTCCCTGCGACTGATTTCGATACCAGCTACTTCGACCTACGACAAGTGGCATGGGACAGCTATATCGATGTCAGAGGTAATCGCTATAGCGTGCCTTCATTCTGGTGTGGTCGTGCGGTTAATATTCGTATCGGTTTAGATAATACGCTACGTATTTACGGCGATGAGCAACTGCTCGCGACGCATCTCTTGCAGGAGGTAACGCAGGGCTGGCAAAAGGTGCCAGAACATCATCAAGCCCTTTGGCAACAGGTCAATCGAGTAGCGTCTCGTTCGCTCAGTGTGTATGAGGAGCTACTCTGA